The following proteins are encoded in a genomic region of Phalacrocorax carbo chromosome 2, bPhaCar2.1, whole genome shotgun sequence:
- the IGFBP1 gene encoding insulin-like growth factor-binding protein 1 has protein sequence MSSLRSLLRRCWLPSLLLPSLLGPRLISGVALQPMHCAPCTQEKLALCPPVAPDCPETARQPGCGCCQTCALGPGHPCGVYTARCRQGLRCHVPAGEPRPLSALIQGQGTCLPASEAGGMRTAEAADSIEAEDMPLESTEMTQDQLLNYQLMFPIGQDKSIPWNAITAYENMKAKRGSELKKLKEQGPCQKELYRALYKLAKAQQRNGGEIYKFYLPNCNKNGFYHSKQCETSLDGESAGCWCVYPKNGRRIPGSPEMKGDPECHQYLNSQE, from the exons ATGAGTAGCCTGCGGTCTCTGCTGCGCCGCTGCTGGCTGCCGTCCCTGCTGCTGCCGTCGCTCCTGGGCCCCCGCCTCATCTCCGGGGTGGCCTTGCAGCCCATGCACTGCGCCCCGTGCACCCAGGAGAAGCTCGCCCTCTGCCCGCCCGTCGCGCCCGACTGCCCGGAGACTGCCCGGCAGCCCGGCTGCGGCTGCTGCCAGACCTGCGCCCTCGGGCCGGGCCATCCGTGCGGGGTCTACACGGCCCGCTGCCGCCAGGGGCTCCGCTGCCACGTCCCCGCGGGAGAGCCCCGGCCCCTCTCCGCCCTCATCCAGGGACAAGGGACGTGCCTGCCCGCCAGCGAGGCCGGAGGGATGCGCACGGCGGAGGCGGCAG ACTCTATCGAAGCTGAGGATATGCCTTTGGAGAGCACAGAAATGACACAGGATCAGCTGCTGAACTATCAGTTGATGTTTCCAATAGGCCAGGATAAATCCATCCCCTGGAATGCCATCACTGCAtatgaaaacatgaaagcaaagagaGGATCTGAACTCAAGAAATTGAAAGAGCAG GGACCTTGTCAGAAGGAGCTCTACAGAGCCCTGTATAAATTGGCAAAGGCACAGCAGAGAAACGGAGGGGAGATTTACAAATTCTACTTGCCCAACTGCAACAAGAATGGATTTTACCACAGCAAACAG TGCGAAACTTCACTGGATGGAGAGTCTGCTGGATGCTGGTGTGTCTATCcaaaaaatggaagaagaattCCTGGATCTCCAGAAATGAAAGGAGACCCCGAATGCCATCAGTATCTCAACTCACAAGAATAA
- the CCDC201 gene encoding coiled-coil domain-containing protein 201, with the protein MSEEEDSFLNVKRSLKKRMVKHSTPVDSMLSRTMTSLTDLTNQSIKDQDTSKRVYGSPVPKSNRSRSLSQVSLVGVEAYIPHISPKRLSTVFDSQELNKEISQSSRVVFSRRRLSTVLASGESNEEPSDKVDPNMETEAPTKASEEAAVTPKSGPSWPVTGIPGIKDLPIVKPRKKKIYKALVRKKQREWVLRQLKNIEEATEHELTIEEA; encoded by the exons ATGTCAGAGGAAGAAGATTCTTTTCTGAATGTTAAAAGATCCCTGAAAAAGAGAATGGTGAAACACAGTACTCCAGTGGACTCGATGCTTTCAAGAACAATGACATCTCTTACAGATCTGACAAATCAGTCAATCAAGGACCAAGATACCAGTAAGAGAGTTTATGGATCTCCAGTGCCAAAATCAAATCGAAGTAGATCATTATCTCAAGTGTCATTAGTAGGTGTTGAAGCATATATCCCTCATATTTCCCCAAAAAGGCTTTCAACGGTGTTTGACTCACAAGAATTAAACAAAGAGATAAGCCAAAGCTCTCGGGTTGTATTTTCTAGAAGAAGACTTTCCACAGTGTTGGCCTCTGGAGAATCAAATGAAGAGCCAAGTGACAAAGTTGACCCAAACATGGAAACTGAAGCTCCTACCAAAGCATCTGAGGAGGCTGCAGTAACTCCCAAGAGTGGACCCTCATGGCCTGTTACTGGAATACCAGGGATAAAAGACCTCCCAATAGTAAAaccaagaaagaagaaaatttataaAGCTCTTGTG agaaagaaacaaagagaatgGGTGCTTCGTCAGCTTAAAAACATTGAGGAAGCAACTGAACATGAACTGACAATTGAAGAAGCTTGA